The proteins below are encoded in one region of Equus przewalskii isolate Varuska chromosome 1, EquPr2, whole genome shotgun sequence:
- the APH1B gene encoding gamma-secretase subunit APH-1B isoform X1, with the protein MTAAVFFGCAFIAFGPALALYIFTIATEPLRIIFLIIGAFFWLVSLLLSSLVWFLAGTITENKDGPVQKYLLMFGVLVSVFIQEVFRFGYYKILKKASEGLKNISADETALSMRLLAYVSGLGFGIMSGVFSFVNTLSDSLGPGTVGIHGDSPQFFLVSAFMTLVIIMLHLFWGIVFFDGCEKKKWYALLLVLLTHLLVSTLTFINPHYGISLVSAYIIMVLMGIWAFFAAGGSCRSLKLCLLCQDKDFLLFSQRSR; encoded by the exons ATGACGGCGGCCGTGTTCTTCGGCTGCGCCTTTATTGCCTTCGGGCCTGCGCTCGCCCTCTACATCTTCACCATCGCCACCGAGCCGTTGCGCATCATCTTCCTCATCATTGG agctttcttttggttggtgTCTCTACTCCTTTCCTCCCTTGTTTGGTTCTTAGCAGGAACCATTACCGAGAACAAAGATGGACCAGTACAAAAATACCTGCTGATGTTTGGAGTGTTAGTCTCAGTCTTTATCCAAGAAGTGTTCCGGTTTggatattataaaattttaaa aaaagccAGTGAAGGTTTGAAGAATATAAGCGCAGATGAGACAGCACTGTCTATGCGACTGCTGGCCTATG ttTCTGGCTTGGGCTTTGGAATCATGAGTGGCGTGTTTTCCTTTGTCAATACCTTGTCTGACTCCTTGGGGCCAGGCACGGTGGGCATTCATGGAGACTCTCCCCAGTTCTTCCTGGTTTCAG CTTTCATGACGCTGGTAATCATAATGCTGCACTTGTTCTGGGGCATTGTATTTTTTGATGGCTGTGAGAAGAAAAAGTGGTACGCccttcttctggttcttctaacCCATCTGCTGGTGTCAACCCTG ACCTTCATAAATCCTCATTATGGAATAAGTCTGGTGTCAGCATATATAATCATGGTGCTCATGGGCATCTGGGCGTTCTTTGCTGCTGGAGGCAGCTGCCGAAGCCTGAAACTATGCCTGCTCTGCCAAGACAAGGACTTCCTCCTTTTCAGCCAGCGCTCCAGATAA
- the APH1B gene encoding gamma-secretase subunit APH-1B isoform X2, whose protein sequence is MTAAVFFGCAFIAFGPALALYIFTIATEPLRIIFLIIGAFFWLVSLLLSSLVWFLAGTITENKDGPVQKYLLMFGVLVSVFIQEVFRFGYYKILKKASEGLKNISADETALSMRLLAYVSGLGFGIMSGVFSFVNTLSDSLGPGTVGIHGDSPQFFLVSGGPVFRRFESWARTWHCSSDHAEAASHMPQLEEPTTKNTQLYVPGGFGEKKEKIKSLKKKKKKRN, encoded by the exons ATGACGGCGGCCGTGTTCTTCGGCTGCGCCTTTATTGCCTTCGGGCCTGCGCTCGCCCTCTACATCTTCACCATCGCCACCGAGCCGTTGCGCATCATCTTCCTCATCATTGG agctttcttttggttggtgTCTCTACTCCTTTCCTCCCTTGTTTGGTTCTTAGCAGGAACCATTACCGAGAACAAAGATGGACCAGTACAAAAATACCTGCTGATGTTTGGAGTGTTAGTCTCAGTCTTTATCCAAGAAGTGTTCCGGTTTggatattataaaattttaaa aaaagccAGTGAAGGTTTGAAGAATATAAGCGCAGATGAGACAGCACTGTCTATGCGACTGCTGGCCTATG ttTCTGGCTTGGGCTTTGGAATCATGAGTGGCGTGTTTTCCTTTGTCAATACCTTGTCTGACTCCTTGGGGCCAGGCACGGTGGGCATTCATGGAGACTCTCCCCAGTTCTTCCTGGTTTCAG gcggcccagtgtttcgtcggttcgaatcctgggcgcggacatggcactgctcgtcagaccacgctgaggcggcgtcccacatgccacagctagaggaacccacaacgaagaatacacaactatatgtaccggggggctttggggagaaaaaggaaaaaataaaatctttaaaaaaaaaaaaaaaaaaaagaaattga
- the APH1B gene encoding gamma-secretase subunit APH-1B isoform X3, translating to MTAAVFFGCAFIAFGPALALYIFTIATEPLRIIFLIIGAFFWLVSLLLSSLVWFLAGTITENKDGPVQKYLLMFGVLVSVFIQEVFRFGYYKILKKASEGLKNISADETALSMRLLAYVSGLGFGIMSGVFSFVNTLSDSLGPGTVGIHGDSPQFFLVSGGPVFRWFESWVRTWHCSSNHAEAASHIPQLEGPTTKNIQPVRGCFGEKKEKKIKSLKKRN from the exons ATGACGGCGGCCGTGTTCTTCGGCTGCGCCTTTATTGCCTTCGGGCCTGCGCTCGCCCTCTACATCTTCACCATCGCCACCGAGCCGTTGCGCATCATCTTCCTCATCATTGG agctttcttttggttggtgTCTCTACTCCTTTCCTCCCTTGTTTGGTTCTTAGCAGGAACCATTACCGAGAACAAAGATGGACCAGTACAAAAATACCTGCTGATGTTTGGAGTGTTAGTCTCAGTCTTTATCCAAGAAGTGTTCCGGTTTggatattataaaattttaaa aaaagccAGTGAAGGTTTGAAGAATATAAGCGCAGATGAGACAGCACTGTCTATGCGACTGCTGGCCTATG ttTCTGGCTTGGGCTTTGGAATCATGAGTGGCGTGTTTTCCTTTGTCAATACCTTGTCTGACTCCTTGGGGCCAGGCACGGTGGGCATTCATGGAGACTCTCCCCAGTTCTTCCTGGTTTCAG gcggcccagtgtttcgttggttcgaatcctgggtgcggacatggcactgctcgtcaaaccacgctgaggcagcgtcccacataccacaactagaaggacccacaacgaagaatatacaaccagtacgggggtgctttggggagaaaaaggaaaaaaaaataaaatctttaaaaaaaagaaattga